The following proteins come from a genomic window of Blastococcus sp. HT6-30:
- a CDS encoding adenylate/guanylate cyclase domain-containing protein, with the protein MTDEQGHRPRTVARDGGWTEWAPSGRLAVPVIVLLVAAANLIGVGTVVLLLIGVEDSRGSPGRTVVLWAAGAYLALALPLAVVAGLRRQRATNRWLMAGREPTSGEAAHTLRLPLDTALIAALVWLLGAVLVGAVGAVTLPDARVGARIAVAVVLGGVVTAGVTYLLVARAARAVTAHALAAHPPAGALTLGVRIRLLLTWGLTSGVPMVGVILLYLDPSNPDGPGRTAVIFLVVVALLVGALATVLTARAVGQPLRDLRRAVQQVGRGDYDVDVVVDDAGEIGLLQEGVNSMAAGLAERERLRDLFGRHVGTTVAQRALATGVSLGGEERTVAALFVDIAGSTSLVRRTGPEEMAGLLNRFFAVVVESIEAEGGLVNKFEGDAALCVFGAPADHPDPAGAALRAARRICDAVAEAGEVDVGVGVACGRVWAGQVGAASRLEYTVIGDPVNEAARLTEQAKEHPGRAVASESTARAAAPEERAHWVQDAEVELRGRGETTTTWARCRGEWSTRRSRGNASDPHRWSPA; encoded by the coding sequence GTGACCGACGAGCAGGGCCACCGGCCGCGCACGGTGGCCCGCGACGGCGGCTGGACAGAGTGGGCGCCCAGCGGCCGGCTGGCCGTCCCGGTCATCGTGCTGCTGGTCGCCGCGGCCAACCTGATCGGGGTCGGCACCGTGGTCCTGCTGCTGATCGGCGTGGAGGACAGCAGGGGCAGCCCCGGCCGCACGGTGGTGCTCTGGGCGGCCGGGGCCTACCTCGCCCTCGCACTGCCGCTCGCCGTCGTCGCGGGGCTGCGGCGGCAGCGGGCCACGAACCGCTGGCTGATGGCCGGCCGGGAGCCGACGAGCGGCGAGGCGGCGCACACCCTGCGGTTACCGCTGGACACCGCGCTCATCGCCGCTCTGGTCTGGCTGCTGGGCGCGGTCCTCGTGGGCGCCGTCGGGGCGGTCACCCTCCCCGACGCCCGGGTAGGTGCGCGGATCGCCGTCGCCGTCGTCCTCGGCGGCGTGGTCACCGCCGGCGTCACCTACCTGCTGGTCGCCCGGGCGGCGCGGGCCGTCACCGCCCACGCACTGGCCGCCCACCCGCCGGCCGGCGCGCTCACCCTGGGCGTGCGCATCCGCCTACTGCTCACCTGGGGGCTCACCAGCGGCGTCCCCATGGTCGGCGTCATCCTGCTGTACCTGGACCCGAGCAACCCCGACGGCCCCGGCCGCACGGCGGTCATCTTCCTCGTCGTCGTCGCGCTGCTGGTCGGTGCGCTGGCCACCGTCCTCACCGCCCGGGCCGTGGGCCAGCCGCTGCGCGACCTGCGGCGCGCGGTGCAGCAGGTCGGCCGGGGGGACTACGACGTCGACGTCGTGGTCGACGACGCCGGCGAGATCGGGCTGCTGCAGGAGGGGGTGAACTCCATGGCCGCGGGCCTGGCCGAGCGGGAGCGGCTGCGCGACCTGTTCGGGCGGCACGTCGGCACGACGGTCGCCCAGCGGGCGCTGGCCACCGGCGTCTCCCTCGGCGGGGAGGAGCGGACCGTGGCGGCGCTCTTCGTCGACATCGCCGGCTCCACGTCGCTGGTCCGCCGCACCGGCCCGGAGGAGATGGCCGGCCTGCTCAACCGGTTCTTCGCCGTCGTCGTCGAGTCCATCGAGGCCGAGGGCGGCCTGGTGAACAAGTTCGAGGGCGACGCCGCACTGTGCGTCTTCGGTGCCCCGGCCGACCACCCCGACCCGGCCGGCGCGGCCCTGCGGGCTGCCCGGCGGATCTGCGACGCCGTCGCCGAGGCGGGGGAGGTCGACGTCGGCGTGGGGGTCGCCTGCGGCCGGGTGTGGGCGGGGCAGGTGGGCGCGGCCAGCCGGCTGGAGTACACCGTCATCGGCGACCCGGTGAACGAGGCGGCGCGGCTCACCGAGCAGGCGAAGGAGCACCCGGGCCGCGCCGTGGCCAGCGAGTCCACCGCACGGGCGGCTGCCCCCGAGGAGCGCGCGCACTGGGTGCAGGACGCCGAGGTCGAGCTCCGTGGCCGCGGCGAGACCACGACCACGTGGGCGCGTTGCCGGGGCGAGTGGAGCACGAGGCGTTCCCGCGGGAACGCCTCCGACCCGCACAGGTGGTCGCCGGCCTGA
- a CDS encoding potassium channel family protein, with product MAEERNGLETEHTGVRIAHVEQSPVRQVWRRVLIAAVVLLVVVLVVYLDRDGYADSRGDEISLLDATYYATVSLSTTGYGDITPVTEQARLINVLLITPLRIMFLIVLIGTTLEALTARSREEFRIHRWRSRVRQHVIVCGYGTKGRSAIRSLQANGTPLEKIVVVDPEPRAIDEANAAGLTGIVGDAGRTDVLRRAAVERARSVIVAANRDDASVLITLTVRQLNPSVPITTSVREEENANLLRQSGADTVITTSATSGRLLGLSTDAPRVVAVVEDLVTGGQGLDLHQRTVTTDEVGLGPRQLRDIVLSVTRGGRTLRFDDPLIGTLQPEDVLVVVKAHEAGKGTRSPTQ from the coding sequence GTGGCTGAAGAGCGGAACGGTCTGGAGACCGAGCACACCGGGGTGCGGATCGCCCACGTCGAGCAGTCACCGGTCCGCCAGGTGTGGCGGCGCGTGCTCATCGCCGCGGTCGTCCTGCTCGTCGTCGTGCTCGTGGTCTACCTGGACCGGGACGGCTACGCCGACAGCCGCGGCGACGAGATCTCGCTCCTCGACGCGACCTACTACGCGACGGTCAGCCTCTCCACCACCGGCTACGGCGACATCACCCCGGTCACCGAGCAGGCCCGGCTGATCAACGTCCTGCTGATCACGCCGCTGCGCATCATGTTCCTGATCGTCCTCATCGGAACGACGCTCGAGGCCCTCACCGCGCGCTCGCGCGAGGAGTTCCGCATCCACCGCTGGAGGTCCCGCGTGCGCCAGCACGTCATCGTGTGCGGCTACGGCACCAAAGGCCGGAGCGCGATCCGCTCGCTGCAGGCCAACGGCACGCCGCTGGAGAAGATCGTCGTCGTCGATCCGGAGCCCCGGGCGATCGACGAGGCCAACGCCGCCGGGCTCACCGGCATCGTCGGCGACGCCGGCCGCACGGACGTGCTGCGCCGGGCAGCCGTGGAGCGGGCCCGGTCGGTGATCGTCGCCGCCAACCGCGACGACGCGTCGGTGCTCATCACCCTGACGGTGCGGCAGCTCAACCCGAGCGTGCCGATCACCACCAGTGTCCGGGAGGAGGAGAACGCCAACCTCCTGCGGCAGTCCGGCGCCGACACGGTCATCACCACCTCGGCCACCTCCGGGCGGCTGCTCGGCCTGTCCACCGACGCCCCGCGGGTGGTGGCCGTGGTCGAGGACCTGGTCACCGGTGGGCAGGGGCTGGACCTCCACCAGCGGACGGTCACCACCGACGAGGTGGGCCTGGGCCCCCGGCAGCTGCGCGACATCGTGCTGTCGGTGACCCGCGGCGGGCGCACGCTGCGCTTCGACGACCCGCTGATCGGGACGCTCCAGCCGGAGGACGTGCTGGTCGTGGTGAAGGCGCACGAAGCGGGCAAGGGGACCCGCTCCCCGACGCAGTAG
- a CDS encoding AMP-binding protein, whose amino-acid sequence MTTVQSAPATATVGWPPGLPRSLDYPRVPVGSILRAAVRRWGDRTAFLDHDVPLTFTELGARAHAVAGWLADHGIGRGDVVAVHIPNCRQYPPIYYGILLSGATFSPTNPLLPAADLAAQLSDAGATVLITWDQVLPFVRGALVQTPVQTVVVTGEAHILDFAARIDGLEDADVDLAELLAGDPTDRHLDAGIDVHADLAHLAYTGGTTGVSKGVELPHRQVVTNVVQSACWTSGSVPVLDEHGDVTLEQVLGADECPTRLGEARIINLTPWFHAMGAIGYLNGMVMGGTMTVIHMRFDPVQYVEDMVRHQVTAIGGAPPVFVALLQVPGFAEADLSHVRGVSSGAAPLPVTLIEKMGALMPNATIGEGYGLTEVTMMATGNPSFRSGTRKPGTVGVPIFDTEISIRPIGGGDPLPPGERGEVCIRGPQVMRGYAHRPDATADAIDVDGWFHSGDVGILDEDGYLAIVDRTKDMLLYKGYNVFPRELEEVLFGVPGVGGAAVVGRPDPEAGELPVAYVVRKDDADGAALTVESVMAAVNGKVTPYKRLRDVRFIDAIPVSAAGKVLKRELAAREREAVGG is encoded by the coding sequence ATGACCACCGTGCAGTCCGCCCCGGCAACCGCGACGGTCGGCTGGCCGCCCGGCCTGCCCCGCTCGCTGGACTACCCGCGGGTGCCGGTGGGATCGATCCTGCGCGCCGCCGTGCGTCGCTGGGGCGACCGGACGGCGTTCCTCGACCACGACGTGCCGCTGACCTTCACCGAGCTGGGCGCCCGCGCGCACGCCGTCGCCGGCTGGCTGGCCGACCACGGCATCGGGCGGGGCGACGTCGTCGCCGTCCACATCCCGAACTGCCGCCAGTACCCCCCGATCTACTACGGCATCCTGCTGTCCGGCGCCACCTTCTCCCCCACGAACCCGCTGCTCCCGGCCGCCGACCTCGCCGCCCAGCTCAGCGACGCCGGCGCGACGGTGCTCATCACCTGGGACCAGGTCCTGCCGTTCGTGCGGGGCGCGCTGGTGCAGACGCCGGTGCAGACCGTCGTCGTCACCGGTGAGGCGCACATCCTCGACTTCGCCGCCCGGATCGACGGATTGGAGGACGCCGACGTCGACCTCGCCGAGCTGCTCGCGGGCGACCCCACCGACCGGCACCTCGACGCCGGCATCGACGTCCACGCCGACCTGGCACACCTGGCCTACACCGGCGGGACGACCGGTGTCAGCAAGGGCGTGGAGCTGCCGCACCGCCAGGTCGTGACGAACGTGGTGCAGTCGGCCTGCTGGACGTCGGGCTCGGTGCCGGTGCTCGACGAGCACGGTGACGTGACCCTGGAGCAGGTGCTGGGTGCCGACGAGTGCCCCACCCGGCTCGGGGAGGCGCGGATCATCAACCTGACGCCGTGGTTCCACGCCATGGGCGCGATCGGCTACCTCAACGGCATGGTCATGGGCGGCACCATGACCGTCATCCACATGCGCTTCGACCCGGTGCAGTACGTCGAGGACATGGTCAGGCACCAGGTGACCGCCATCGGCGGCGCCCCGCCGGTCTTCGTCGCCCTGCTGCAGGTGCCCGGGTTCGCCGAGGCCGACCTCTCGCACGTGCGCGGGGTCAGCAGCGGCGCCGCACCGCTCCCGGTCACGCTGATCGAGAAGATGGGCGCGCTGATGCCCAACGCCACCATCGGCGAGGGCTACGGGCTCACCGAGGTCACGATGATGGCGACCGGCAACCCGTCCTTCCGGTCCGGCACCCGCAAGCCGGGCACGGTCGGCGTGCCGATCTTCGACACCGAGATCAGCATCCGGCCGATCGGTGGCGGCGACCCGCTGCCCCCCGGTGAGCGCGGCGAGGTGTGCATCCGGGGACCTCAGGTGATGCGCGGGTACGCGCACCGCCCCGACGCCACCGCCGACGCCATCGACGTCGACGGCTGGTTCCACTCCGGCGACGTGGGCATCCTCGACGAGGACGGTTACCTGGCGATCGTCGACCGCACCAAGGACATGCTGCTCTACAAGGGCTACAACGTGTTCCCGCGCGAGCTGGAGGAGGTCCTGTTCGGCGTCCCCGGCGTCGGTGGCGCGGCGGTGGTGGGGCGGCCCGATCCAGAGGCCGGCGAGCTGCCGGTGGCCTACGTCGTGCGCAAGGACGACGCCGACGGCGCCGCCCTCACCGTCGAGTCGGTCATGGCGGCGGTCAACGGCAAGGTGACGCCGTACAAGCGGCTCCGCGACGTCCGGTTCATCGATGCGATCCCGGTGTCGGCGGCCGGCAAGGTGCTCAAGCGTGAGCTCGCCGCGCGCGAGCGGGAGGCCGTCGGGGGCTGA
- a CDS encoding patatin-like phospholipase family protein, protein MSDQRTALVLGGGGITGIAWEIGVLAGLAEAGVDLTDADLVVGTSAGSVVGAQITSGAPLEEMFARQLEPPTQEKVARMTRGNLARYAWAMLVSRGRDVEFRRRVGTLALAAEKAGLTPTEEERLEVIGSRLVSREWPDRPLTVTAVDAATGEFRPFDRDSGVPLLQAVAASCAVPGVFPPVTIDGRRYVDGGMRSAANADLAQAYDRLVVLAPIPRGVGPMASVDAQVSGMLARVVVVAPDEGSRTAIGRNVLDPAAREPAARAGRAQAAAVAQRVTEAWND, encoded by the coding sequence ATGAGCGACCAGCGCACCGCCCTCGTCCTGGGCGGCGGAGGCATCACCGGCATCGCGTGGGAGATCGGCGTGCTCGCCGGCCTGGCCGAGGCGGGGGTCGACCTCACCGATGCCGATCTGGTCGTCGGCACGTCGGCCGGCTCGGTGGTCGGGGCGCAGATCACCAGCGGGGCGCCGCTGGAGGAGATGTTCGCCCGCCAGCTCGAGCCGCCCACGCAGGAGAAGGTTGCCCGGATGACCCGCGGCAACCTCGCCCGGTACGCCTGGGCGATGCTCGTCAGCCGCGGCCGCGACGTCGAGTTCCGTCGTCGCGTGGGCACGCTGGCCCTGGCGGCGGAGAAGGCGGGGCTGACGCCCACCGAGGAGGAGCGGCTGGAGGTGATCGGCTCCCGGCTGGTCTCCCGCGAATGGCCCGACCGGCCGCTGACCGTGACCGCCGTCGACGCCGCCACCGGCGAGTTCCGCCCCTTCGACCGCGACTCGGGCGTGCCGCTGCTGCAGGCGGTGGCCGCCAGCTGCGCGGTGCCCGGCGTCTTCCCGCCGGTCACCATCGACGGTCGCCGGTACGTCGACGGCGGCATGCGCTCGGCGGCCAATGCGGACCTCGCGCAGGCGTACGACCGGCTGGTCGTCCTCGCGCCGATCCCGCGCGGCGTCGGGCCGATGGCCAGCGTCGACGCCCAGGTGAGCGGAATGCTGGCGCGGGTCGTCGTCGTCGCCCCGGACGAAGGTAGCCGGACGGCGATCGGCCGCAACGTCCTCGACCCCGCGGCCCGGGAACCCGCTGCGCGGGCCGGTCGCGCTCAGGCGGCGGCGGTCGCGCAGCGGGTCACCGAGGCATGGAACGACTGA
- a CDS encoding histidine kinase codes for MSGPGARWRELPLWVRDGALALVLTLAGQAELLLAGSAVARLPLQMVAFAVMTGSLALRRLRPLTAAVAVAAGLAFQTLLGDAPAVSGFVAVLVVTYSVAQYADRRREALLGLLAVLAAIELYAFVGEDVIVADEIGNAAIPIVVWVLARLARERLDRAVAAEHEVMAARERAREVDLARASALAAERRRIAREMHDVVGHAVTLMLLHADAAQAGLGGREPAAERALDVVLTSGRAALEDLRRLLRVLRDDGGGGAGDGQPGSLAEVEELVAAARSAGRPAGLAVDGCPRPLPAAVEATAYRIVQESVTNAIRHAPGARIDVRVHYTDQTLEVEVADDGGVAPTPPTGAGFGLAGIRERVALFDGRVEAGPREDGRGWRTRAVLPVPAAEHAPA; via the coding sequence ATGTCCGGACCGGGAGCCCGCTGGCGAGAGCTGCCGCTGTGGGTGCGCGACGGGGCGCTGGCCCTCGTGCTCACCCTCGCCGGCCAGGCCGAGCTGCTGCTCGCCGGCAGTGCGGTCGCGCGGCTGCCCCTGCAGATGGTGGCCTTCGCGGTGATGACCGGCAGCTTGGCGCTCCGCCGGTTGCGGCCGCTGACCGCGGCCGTGGCAGTCGCTGCGGGGCTGGCGTTCCAGACCCTCCTCGGCGACGCCCCGGCCGTCTCCGGCTTCGTCGCCGTCCTGGTGGTGACCTACTCGGTCGCCCAGTACGCGGACCGGCGGCGCGAAGCGCTGCTCGGTCTGCTCGCGGTGCTGGCCGCGATCGAGCTGTACGCGTTCGTCGGCGAGGACGTCATCGTCGCCGACGAGATCGGCAACGCAGCGATCCCGATCGTGGTGTGGGTCCTCGCCCGGCTCGCCCGGGAGCGCCTCGACCGGGCGGTGGCCGCCGAGCACGAGGTCATGGCGGCCCGGGAACGCGCCCGCGAGGTGGACCTCGCGCGGGCGTCGGCGCTGGCTGCGGAACGCCGGCGCATCGCCCGGGAGATGCACGACGTCGTCGGGCACGCGGTGACGTTGATGCTGCTGCACGCCGATGCCGCACAGGCGGGCCTCGGCGGGCGGGAGCCGGCAGCGGAGCGCGCGCTGGACGTCGTGCTCACCTCCGGGCGGGCGGCGCTGGAGGATCTGCGGCGGCTTCTCCGGGTGCTGCGCGACGACGGCGGTGGCGGGGCCGGGGACGGGCAGCCCGGTTCACTGGCCGAGGTCGAGGAGCTGGTGGCGGCGGCGCGGTCGGCCGGTCGGCCCGCCGGGCTCGCGGTGGACGGCTGCCCCCGCCCGCTGCCGGCAGCCGTCGAGGCGACCGCCTACCGAATCGTGCAGGAGTCGGTCACCAACGCGATCCGGCACGCGCCCGGCGCCCGGATCGACGTCCGGGTGCACTACACCGACCAGACCCTGGAGGTGGAGGTCGCCGACGACGGCGGTGTCGCGCCGACCCCGCCGACGGGCGCGGGCTTCGGGCTGGCCGGCATCCGCGAACGGGTCGCACTGTTCGACGGCCGCGTGGAGGCCGGCCCACGGGAGGACGGCCGGGGGTGGCGGACCCGCGCCGTGCTGCCGGTCCCCGCCGCGGAGCACGCGCCGGCATGA
- a CDS encoding response regulator transcription factor, with the protein MTVRILLADDEALVRTGLRMILEAETDLEVVGESADGVEAVTLCRQLRPDVALVDIRMPRLDGIQAARRITAEPGNGTAVVMLTTFDADEHLVEAIQAGATGFLLKSMPREQLVTAVRSAVNGDSLLAPALLRRLLDDFVGRAGTPAAAPGLVLLTPREEEVLRLVARGLSNAEIAAALVLGEGTVKTHVARVLAKLGVRDRVQAVVLAYESGLVRPGGG; encoded by the coding sequence ATGACCGTCCGCATCCTGCTGGCCGACGACGAGGCGCTGGTCCGGACCGGGCTGCGGATGATCCTTGAGGCCGAGACCGACCTGGAGGTGGTGGGCGAGTCCGCCGACGGGGTCGAGGCGGTGACCCTGTGCCGGCAGCTGCGCCCGGACGTGGCGCTGGTCGACATCCGGATGCCGCGGCTGGACGGCATCCAGGCGGCCCGGCGGATCACCGCGGAGCCGGGGAACGGCACGGCCGTCGTCATGCTGACGACCTTCGACGCCGACGAGCACCTGGTCGAGGCGATCCAGGCCGGTGCCACCGGGTTCCTGCTCAAGTCCATGCCGCGCGAGCAGCTGGTCACCGCCGTCCGGTCGGCGGTGAACGGCGACTCGCTGCTGGCGCCCGCGCTGCTGCGCCGCCTGCTCGACGACTTCGTCGGCCGCGCCGGGACGCCGGCCGCCGCCCCCGGCCTCGTCCTGCTGACGCCGCGCGAGGAGGAGGTGCTCCGGCTGGTCGCGCGCGGCCTGTCCAACGCCGAGATCGCCGCCGCCCTCGTGCTCGGCGAGGGGACGGTGAAGACGCACGTCGCCCGGGTGCTGGCGAAGCTGGGCGTCCGGGACCGGGTGCAGGCGGTGGTGCTCGCCTACGAGTCCGGCCTGGTGCGCCCCGGCGGCGGGTGA
- a CDS encoding enoyl-CoA hydratase-related protein: MTDPSRRSGTGAPPVDRRKTTDLTELRYEVADGVATVTLHRPDRLNAFTLTMADELARVAAAADADEDVRVVVVTGSGRAFCAGADLGGGPGTFGGRRTRERPPGPLSEDIAGFPRDAGGVAALPFAELRKPVIAAVNGPAVGIGATLTLPMDIRIAAKSARFGFVFGRVGIVPEAASSWFLPRVVGISQAMEWVATGRVFDAAEALRGRLVSRVVPDDELLPAAYGLAHEIVENTSAVAVGAARQLLWSMLGAASPWDAHRAESRALVELGDGPDPAEGVAAFLEKRPPRFPSRLPDGAVAGVPRWPAPPDDVTG, encoded by the coding sequence CTGACCGACCCGTCCAGGCGCTCCGGTACCGGAGCGCCGCCCGTTGACAGGAGGAAGACCACGGACCTCACCGAGCTCCGCTACGAGGTGGCCGACGGCGTCGCGACGGTGACGCTGCACCGGCCGGACAGGCTCAACGCGTTCACCCTGACGATGGCCGACGAGCTGGCCCGCGTGGCCGCGGCCGCGGACGCCGACGAGGACGTGCGGGTCGTCGTGGTGACCGGTTCCGGACGGGCCTTCTGCGCCGGCGCCGACCTGGGCGGCGGACCCGGCACGTTCGGTGGCCGGCGCACCCGCGAGCGACCGCCGGGCCCGCTGAGCGAGGACATCGCCGGCTTCCCGCGGGACGCAGGCGGCGTGGCCGCGCTGCCCTTCGCCGAGCTGCGCAAGCCGGTGATCGCCGCGGTGAACGGGCCGGCGGTCGGCATCGGGGCCACCCTCACGCTGCCCATGGACATCCGCATCGCGGCGAAGTCCGCCCGCTTCGGCTTCGTGTTCGGCCGGGTCGGGATCGTGCCCGAGGCGGCGTCGTCCTGGTTCCTGCCCCGGGTGGTCGGCATCAGCCAGGCGATGGAGTGGGTGGCCACCGGGCGGGTGTTCGACGCAGCGGAGGCGCTGCGCGGCCGGCTGGTCTCCCGCGTCGTCCCCGACGACGAGCTGCTCCCGGCGGCCTACGGGCTCGCCCACGAGATCGTCGAGAACACCAGCGCGGTCGCCGTCGGTGCCGCCCGGCAGCTGCTGTGGTCGATGCTCGGCGCGGCCTCGCCGTGGGACGCGCACCGCGCGGAGTCCCGGGCGCTGGTGGAGCTGGGGGACGGGCCCGACCCGGCGGAGGGCGTGGCCGCCTTCCTGGAGAAGCGGCCACCGCGTTTCCCTTCGAGGCTGCCCGACGGCGCTGTCGCCGGGGTGCCGCGCTGGCCCGCCCCGCCGGACGACGTCACCGGCTGA
- a CDS encoding MarR family transcriptional regulator, with translation MTAPVSPQSLPTGEPRWLDAEEQKAWRAWLYSSQLLQDRLDRELTRRTGISHAYYEILVALSEEPERRMRMSELADRCLSSRSRLSHAVSRLEERGWVRRQVCPDDGRGQLAVLTDEGFAALEGAAPIHVEGVRRELFDQLSPEQVAAMRDFGETLLRHLDPTRMP, from the coding sequence ATGACCGCACCGGTGTCGCCGCAGTCCCTCCCGACGGGTGAGCCCCGCTGGCTCGACGCCGAGGAGCAGAAGGCATGGCGCGCCTGGCTCTACAGCTCGCAGCTGCTGCAGGACCGGCTCGACCGGGAGCTCACCCGCCGCACCGGCATCTCGCACGCCTACTACGAGATCCTTGTCGCCCTCTCCGAGGAACCGGAGCGGAGGATGCGGATGAGTGAGCTCGCCGACCGGTGCCTGTCCTCGCGCAGCCGGCTCTCGCACGCGGTGTCCCGGCTGGAGGAGCGCGGCTGGGTGCGCCGGCAGGTGTGCCCCGATGACGGCCGCGGGCAGCTGGCCGTGCTCACCGACGAGGGGTTCGCCGCCCTGGAGGGTGCGGCGCCCATCCACGTCGAGGGCGTCCGTCGGGAGCTGTTCGACCAGCTCTCCCCCGAGCAGGTGGCGGCGATGCGGGACTTCGGGGAGACGCTGCTGCGCCACCTCGACCCCACGCGCATGCCCTGA
- a CDS encoding YceI family protein: protein MTSSTSVQIPGYVAGTWDIDASHSTVGFSVRHMMVSKVRGYFREFSGEIVTAEDPAQSVVTATVDMDSIDTRQEQRDAHIKSADFFDVGNHTTMDFRSTAVTTDGADWTVEGDLTIKGITKPVVLALELNGFGPDAYGGTRAGFSAKTEISRKEYGVDIDMPMDGGGVVVGDKITVELEIEAVLRTA from the coding sequence ATGACCAGCAGCACCAGCGTCCAGATCCCCGGCTACGTCGCCGGCACGTGGGACATCGACGCCAGCCACTCCACCGTCGGCTTCTCCGTCCGTCACATGATGGTGAGCAAGGTCCGCGGGTACTTCCGCGAGTTCTCCGGCGAGATCGTCACCGCCGAGGACCCGGCGCAGTCCGTCGTCACCGCCACGGTGGACATGGACTCGATCGACACCCGCCAGGAGCAGCGCGACGCCCACATCAAGTCCGCTGACTTCTTCGACGTGGGCAACCACACCACGATGGACTTCCGCTCCACCGCCGTGACGACCGACGGCGCCGACTGGACCGTCGAGGGCGACCTCACCATCAAGGGCATCACCAAGCCCGTCGTCCTGGCGCTCGAGCTCAACGGCTTCGGCCCGGACGCCTACGGCGGCACCCGCGCCGGCTTCAGCGCCAAGACCGAGATCTCCCGCAAGGAGTACGGCGTCGACATCGACATGCCGATGGACGGCGGCGGCGTGGTCGTCGGCGACAAGATCACCGTCGAGCTCGAGATCGAGGCCGTGCTCCGCACCGCCTGA
- a CDS encoding GNAT family N-acetyltransferase translates to MTSRTRLLTVDDAPTLARIARADRDFLAPWEPLREEGWFTDEGQREDVHRALDRHRLGLSLPHVVLDDAGDVVGRITLNNVVRGAFQSCSLGYWVRSASNGRGLATAAVGEMLRLAFGDLGLHRVEAGTLLHNAASQRVLDRNGFERYGLAPHYLRIAGRWQDHVLFQVLNPATA, encoded by the coding sequence ATGACCTCGCGGACCCGGCTGCTGACCGTCGACGACGCCCCGACCCTGGCCCGGATCGCGCGCGCGGACCGGGACTTCCTCGCGCCGTGGGAGCCGCTGCGCGAGGAGGGCTGGTTCACGGACGAGGGCCAGCGCGAGGACGTCCACCGGGCGCTGGACCGGCACCGGCTGGGCCTCTCGCTGCCACACGTCGTCCTCGACGACGCCGGCGACGTGGTCGGGCGGATCACGCTGAACAACGTCGTCCGCGGGGCCTTCCAGTCGTGCAGCCTCGGCTACTGGGTGCGCTCGGCGAGCAACGGACGCGGGCTGGCCACCGCCGCCGTCGGGGAGATGCTCCGCCTGGCCTTCGGCGACCTGGGGCTGCACCGGGTGGAGGCCGGGACACTGCTGCACAACGCGGCGTCCCAGCGGGTGCTCGATCGCAACGGGTTCGAGCGGTACGGGCTGGCACCGCACTACCTCCGGATCGCCGGGCGCTGGCAGGACCACGTGTTGTTCCAAGTGCTGAACCCTGCGACGGCATAG